One genomic segment of Vibrio quintilis includes these proteins:
- the nhaA gene encoding Na+/H+ antiporter NhaA, whose amino-acid sequence MKNLIPKNLNIDAVSGVLLVVAAIIAMIIANSSFRAPYENVLHTYVLGMSLRHWINDGLMAVFFLSIGLEVKRELLEGALKERETAIFPAIAAIGGMAVPALIYILFNRHDAAAIDGWAIPAATDIAFAIGILSLLGNRVPVSLKVFLLALAIIDDLGVIIIIALFYNSELSTLALTVGMTMVAILLLMNYLGVTKLVPYLLVGAILWTAVLKSGVHATLAGVVLGLSIPLKGKPQQKSPLKALEHDLHIFVALAILPIFAFANAGLSLDSFSMGDLLHHVPSGAALGLFLGKPIGVFCFSWLAVKFNIAKLPSDIDMKEIFGVAMLCGLGFTMSIFISSLAFGDANAQYDTYARIGVLIGSSLSAIVGYIILAKTLPKAPNP is encoded by the coding sequence ATGAAAAACCTAATTCCAAAAAATTTGAATATCGACGCTGTCAGCGGTGTGTTGCTGGTTGTCGCTGCAATAATAGCGATGATTATCGCTAATTCTTCTTTTCGGGCTCCATATGAAAATGTACTGCATACTTATGTATTGGGCATGTCTTTACGTCACTGGATTAATGACGGTCTGATGGCTGTTTTTTTTCTTTCTATTGGCTTGGAAGTGAAGCGGGAATTACTTGAAGGGGCGCTGAAGGAGAGGGAGACTGCAATTTTCCCGGCGATTGCTGCCATCGGCGGTATGGCCGTCCCCGCTTTGATTTATATTTTATTTAATCGTCATGATGCTGCTGCAATTGATGGCTGGGCCATTCCTGCTGCTACCGATATCGCGTTTGCTATCGGGATATTGTCTTTGCTTGGCAACCGGGTGCCGGTAAGCCTGAAAGTTTTTCTGCTTGCTTTAGCCATTATTGATGATTTGGGGGTGATTATCATTATTGCGCTGTTTTATAACAGTGAATTATCAACCCTGGCGCTGACGGTTGGTATGACAATGGTGGCTATACTGCTGTTAATGAATTATCTCGGTGTGACAAAGCTCGTACCCTATCTGCTCGTTGGTGCGATTTTGTGGACTGCGGTTTTGAAGTCAGGTGTACATGCAACGCTTGCTGGTGTTGTACTTGGGTTGTCTATTCCGCTTAAGGGGAAACCTCAACAGAAGTCGCCGTTAAAAGCACTCGAACATGATTTGCATATCTTTGTGGCATTAGCCATTTTACCTATATTTGCTTTTGCCAATGCCGGGTTATCGCTTGACTCCTTTTCCATGGGAGATTTATTACATCACGTCCCGTCCGGTGCTGCTTTGGGATTGTTTCTCGGAAAGCCAATTGGTGTATTTTGCTTTAGCTGGCTGGCTGTCAAATTCAATATTGCAAAGCTTCCGTCTGACATCGATATGAAAGAGATCTTTGGCGTGGCGATGTTATGCGGCCTTGGGTTTACGATGTCGATATTTATCTCATCGCTGGCTTTTGGAGACGCCAATGCTCAGTATGATACGTATGCCCGGATTGGTGTGTTGATCGGCTCTTCTTTATCTGCCATCGTCGGGTATATCATTTTGGCAAAAACGCTGCCAAAGGCTCCAAATCCATAA